The Oceaniferula marina region TGGGCTCCGGCGAAGGCTCTCGGTGGGTTTCGTCAGACGATGGTGTTTTCGTCTGGAAATCTGGGAGCGGATTTGATGCTGGTGGGGGAGGCTCCGGGATTTGACGAAGAACGGCTGGGTGAGCCCTTCGTCGGCATGGCAGGCCAGAAATTGGACGCCATCTTACGAGCAATGGGAACGGACCGACAACAGGTGTATTTGTCCAATATCTTGAAATTCAGGCCCCAGATGCCGAATCAGACGGTGAACAACCGCAAACCGACCGCCAAGGAGTTGGAGGTGTGGTTGCCATTTCTTCAGGCGGAGGTGGAGCTTGTCCGGCCGAAGGTGATCATTGCTCTCGGCGTGACGACAGCTCGTGCCTTGTTGGGCTTGGATCAGTCGGTTGAGGATATGCGTGGGGAGTTTCATACCTATCGTGGTACGCCCTTACGGGTGACGTTTCACCCGTCTTATATCCTGAATGATGAGGCGACACCCGAGAAGCGGATGTTATGGGAGGATATGCTGGCTGTGATGGAGCGCCTGGGGATGCCGATCAGTGAGAAGCAACGAGCTTATTTTAAGCGTTAGTTTTGTAAAATTGATGAATACGGTCAGGGATTTAAAATTGTTAGTTGTTACGGTGGGAGGAACCATCGACAAGGTGTACTTTGACGCGAGTTCTGAGTATGAGGTCGGGGATCCGATGGTGCCTCACGTGTTTCAGGGGACGCATGTGTCATTGGATTATTCAGTGTTACCTTTGATGCGTAAAGATAGTCTGGAGATGACAGGCGAGGATCGGCAGATGATACGGGAAACCTGTGAGCAGGCTGACGAATCTTGTATTCTTATTACGCATGGAACAGACACCATGGCGGATACGGCCGAGTATTTGATGGGGATCGAGGGGAAAACGATCGTGTTGACCGGAGCCTTGGCTCCTGCCCGCTTCCGGGAGACGGATGCCATCTACAATCTGGGATGTGCTACCGGCGCGGTACAGTCGCTTCCTCCCGGGGTGTATGTGACCATGAACGGTCGGGTGTTTCCCGCTGGGCAGGTTCGTAAAAACCGTGCGGCGCAGTGTTTTGAGTGGGTTGAAAAGCATTAAGTTTTTAGTAAGCTATGGCCTCAGTCACCTTGCATCATTTGGAAAAAACATACCCCGGGGAGGGGAAATCCAAGCAGGTGCTGGCAGTTAAAAATATTGATTTGGAGATTCGGGACGGTGAGTTCATGGTTTTGGTCGGGCCTTCCGGCTGTGCCAAGTCGACCACGCTCCGGATGATTGCGGGCCTGGAAAGCATCACAGGCGGTGAAGTCCTGATCGACGGTCGATGTGTCAATCGGGTGGCGCCGAAAAACCGGGACATTGCCATGGTCTTTCAGAACTATGCCCTGTATCCACACATGTCCGTGTATGATAACATGGCGTTTGGCTTGAAATTGCAGAAGCTGGGCAAGAAGGAGATTCGTGCCAGAGTGGACGAAGCGGCCGAAATCCTTGGTTTGGAGTCGTTGCTTCAGCGTAAGCCCAAGGCTCTGTCAGGAGGTCAGCGTCAGCGGGTAGCTGTGGGGCGTGCCATTGTAAGAAAGCCCAAGGTGTTTTTATTTGATGAACCATTGTCGAACCTGGATGCCAAGATGCGGGTGTCGATGCGTTCCGAGATTATCCGGCTGCATGAACGTCTTGGCGCGACGATGATTTACGTGACGCATGATCAAACGGAGGCGATGACCATGGGAGACCGGATCACTGTGATGCATGAGGGAGAAATCATGCAGGTGGATACGCCCTTGAATTTGTACCACCGACCGGCCAACCGCTTTGTCGCAGGCTTTATTGGGAGCCCGCAGATGAATTTTATCCCTGGGGAAGTGCAGAGCCGTGACGGACATTTGTGGTTTATCGAGCACGGGAAGGGGGGCTTTGAGTTGGAACTGCCGCAGCCCCGCTTTGATCGGGTGGAAAACCGCCGCGTGGTGCTCGGAATTCGTCCTGAGGACATTGCTTGGAGTGAGCGGCGAGGGATTGGAGTGAAGATCCGGAATACCGAACCCATGGGGGCGGAAACCTACGTGCATTGTCGGAGCGAAGCCGGTGCCGAAGTGACGCTTCGGGTTGATGGCGATTGTTTGTGTGAGGTGGGTTCCAGTGCGTCCATTGACTTGGTCTCCGAGAGGATTCACTTGTTTGATGCCAATAGCGGACAATCCTTGTTAGCTGAAGAGCTGGGTAGTGCGTAATGGATGCGTCCGTGCTCTTGTGGATTCGTTAAGCATGGGCTGAATATCGGGCACGATGAGTGTGCGCCCTGTGACGATTCCGTGCTTGAACTCATCCTGATCTGTGGTGTCGTGGAGGCATGCCAAACAAGCACCCGTTTTTAGCTGAAGATTATCATATCCGCTGGTCTACGCTCACGCCCGAGCACGTTGAGGCCGATATCGACATGGCTCTGGAACAAGCCGAAGCCGCTCTTGACCAAATCCGTAACCTCGACGACCAGGAGGTGACGTATACCAATACCTTTATGGCGTTGGAAACGGCGACAGAAGGTTTGGATCGGGCATGGGGACGATTGAACCATTTGGATTCAGTCAGCAATAGTGAGGAGCAGCGCCAGGCCTTGAATGCCGTGTTGCCCAAAGTGTCTGCCTTTTACTCGGCCATTCCTCTCGACCCGGTGATTTGGTCCAAGCTCAAAGCCTTTTCCCATACCCCAGAGTGTTCTTCTCTGGATGCAACGCGCTCACGGCATGTTGAGGAAACCTGTGCCAGTTTTGTCCAGTCGGGTGCCGAGCTTCCCGATGATAAAAAGAGCCGGGTGTCCGATATCCAGGCGCGCCTCTCTGAGATTACCCAGAAATTCAGTGAGAATGTGTTGGATTCAACCAATGCCTGGGAACTCGTGATCGAAGACCCCCAGCGCTTGGCTGGGTTGCCTGATTCCGCTGTGGCGGCAGCACTGGCCGATGCTCAGTCCAAGGGGCTCGGGGATGAGGCTGAGCCCAAATGGCGTTTTACCCTCCAGTATCCTTCGATGGGACCTGTGATGGAATATGCCGCCGATGATGAGTTGCGCAAGGAGATCTGGGAAGCCGGGAACACGGTTGGCTTTGACGGAGATTTTGATAACACCGATCTGATTTGGGAGATTTTGAAGTTGCGTCAAGAAAAGGCTGAGTTGTTAGGATTCGGCGATTTTGCAGATTTGACACTTGAGCGGAGAATGGCACGGGATGGTCATACGGCTCTCCAGTTCACAGAAAAACTGCATGACCAAATTGAGTCCCGCTTCCGTCAGGAAATGGAATCGCTCAAGGAGTGGAAGGCGGAGCAAATCGGTGAAACTCCCGAGTTGATGCAGCCGTGGGAGGTCAGCTACTGGGCTGAAAAACGTCGTAAGGCCGAGTATGATATCGATGATGAAGCCCTGCGTCCCTACTTCCCGCTGGACCGGGTGATGGACGGTATGTTCAGCATCGTTAGCAAGCTTTACAATATCCGGATTGAAGAACGTGCAACCGGAGAAGACATTGAAACCTGGCATCCGGAGTGTTGTTTTTATGACCTCTATGATCATCAGACAGGTGAGTTGTTAGGATCTTTTTATGCCGATTGGCATCCGCGCGAAAGTAAACGTGGTGGCGCATGGATGAACTCCTTCGAAACCGGCTTGCCACCGATGGATGGTGAACCGCGTGAACCGCACCTTGGCTTGATGGTTGGTAATATGACCAAGCCAATCGGTGATCAGCCGGCGCTGATGACCCACCGTGAGGTGGAAACGATTTTTCATGAATTCGGGCACCTACTGCATCATTTGTTAGGAAATGTAACGGTTAAGTCTTTAGCGGGAACCAATGTTGCCTGGGACTTCGTTGAGTTGCCGTCCCAGATCATGGAGAACTTCTGCTGGGCGCGTGGCAGTTTGGATCATTTTGCCCGTCATTATGAAACCGGCGAGCCGATTCCTGAAGCGTTGTATCAGAAGATGCTGGCCGCTCGGAATTACATGAGTGCCACGGCATTCATGCGTCAGTTGGCGTTGGGTAAATTGGATTTGGATTTGCACATCAACCAGGGTGCCTATCAGGGGTGGGATTTGGATGAAGTGGACCGGGAAATCCTTGCAGATTATCGTGTCGCGATGGCCAGCGAGGGGCCGACGATGGCTCGTCGATTCAACCATCTGTTTTCTTCACCCACGGGTTATGCTGCCGGGTATTATTCTTATAAATGGGCGGAGGTGTTGGATGCGGATGCCTTCACTCGTTTTGAGAAAGAAGGCATTCTCAACCCGGAAACCGGGATGGCATTTCGCGAGTGTATTTTGAGTAAAGGAAACTCGCTGCCTGCGGATGAGCTGTATCGTAGTTTCATGGGCAGGGATCCCGACCAGCAGGCCCTGCTTCGTCGAGCCGGACTGGCTTGATCGAATGGTGCCTTGTCATTGCCGTTCCTCGTTTAATCGATGATCAAATTTTCCAAATTCAACCGACTGTTTCACCGTTGGGGGTCG contains the following coding sequences:
- a CDS encoding uracil-DNA glycosylase; the protein is MTSPAEPLIQYLRQLETSGQTHVHVDDEARQLLRAFYRRAQGGQASVASQAAAVPTVVGAGGSDASTTRAPSELAAPVASSAALPEIQGDSPEQCLSGLKAQAQDWAPAKALGGFRQTMVFSSGNLGADLMLVGEAPGFDEERLGEPFVGMAGQKLDAILRAMGTDRQQVYLSNILKFRPQMPNQTVNNRKPTAKELEVWLPFLQAEVELVRPKVIIALGVTTARALLGLDQSVEDMRGEFHTYRGTPLRVTFHPSYILNDEATPEKRMLWEDMLAVMERLGMPISEKQRAYFKR
- a CDS encoding asparaginase domain-containing protein — encoded protein: MNTVRDLKLLVVTVGGTIDKVYFDASSEYEVGDPMVPHVFQGTHVSLDYSVLPLMRKDSLEMTGEDRQMIRETCEQADESCILITHGTDTMADTAEYLMGIEGKTIVLTGALAPARFRETDAIYNLGCATGAVQSLPPGVYVTMNGRVFPAGQVRKNRAAQCFEWVEKH
- a CDS encoding ABC transporter ATP-binding protein, with the protein product MASVTLHHLEKTYPGEGKSKQVLAVKNIDLEIRDGEFMVLVGPSGCAKSTTLRMIAGLESITGGEVLIDGRCVNRVAPKNRDIAMVFQNYALYPHMSVYDNMAFGLKLQKLGKKEIRARVDEAAEILGLESLLQRKPKALSGGQRQRVAVGRAIVRKPKVFLFDEPLSNLDAKMRVSMRSEIIRLHERLGATMIYVTHDQTEAMTMGDRITVMHEGEIMQVDTPLNLYHRPANRFVAGFIGSPQMNFIPGEVQSRDGHLWFIEHGKGGFELELPQPRFDRVENRRVVLGIRPEDIAWSERRGIGVKIRNTEPMGAETYVHCRSEAGAEVTLRVDGDCLCEVGSSASIDLVSERIHLFDANSGQSLLAEELGSA
- a CDS encoding M3 family metallopeptidase; translated protein: MPNKHPFLAEDYHIRWSTLTPEHVEADIDMALEQAEAALDQIRNLDDQEVTYTNTFMALETATEGLDRAWGRLNHLDSVSNSEEQRQALNAVLPKVSAFYSAIPLDPVIWSKLKAFSHTPECSSLDATRSRHVEETCASFVQSGAELPDDKKSRVSDIQARLSEITQKFSENVLDSTNAWELVIEDPQRLAGLPDSAVAAALADAQSKGLGDEAEPKWRFTLQYPSMGPVMEYAADDELRKEIWEAGNTVGFDGDFDNTDLIWEILKLRQEKAELLGFGDFADLTLERRMARDGHTALQFTEKLHDQIESRFRQEMESLKEWKAEQIGETPELMQPWEVSYWAEKRRKAEYDIDDEALRPYFPLDRVMDGMFSIVSKLYNIRIEERATGEDIETWHPECCFYDLYDHQTGELLGSFYADWHPRESKRGGAWMNSFETGLPPMDGEPREPHLGLMVGNMTKPIGDQPALMTHREVETIFHEFGHLLHHLLGNVTVKSLAGTNVAWDFVELPSQIMENFCWARGSLDHFARHYETGEPIPEALYQKMLAARNYMSATAFMRQLALGKLDLDLHINQGAYQGWDLDEVDREILADYRVAMASEGPTMARRFNHLFSSPTGYAAGYYSYKWAEVLDADAFTRFEKEGILNPETGMAFRECILSKGNSLPADELYRSFMGRDPDQQALLRRAGLA